One Parachlamydia sp. AcF125 DNA segment encodes these proteins:
- a CDS encoding DHA2 family efflux MFS transporter permease subunit, with amino-acid sequence MKDNLLTGSRLLLLNIALGLGTFIQILDTSIANVAIPYIAGSLAVSANQGTWVITSFAASNAIVLPLTGWLSDYFGKVKLFVYSVFLFSLTSFLCGLATDLTLLVFFRVLQGAVAGSLIPLSQSLIVTNNPPEKRGAALGFWSMIVVVAPVVGPILGGYLTEEYSWPWIFYINVPIGIFSGVMVALLLSDRESEIVRNPIDWTGLFLLSIGVACLQVMLDKGEDLDWFDSHVICILGIVSLIAISYFIVWTFYQPYPIVSFKFFAYRNFTLGTIITTLGYLAFFASTVVVPLWLQTAQGYTAYRAGLAVAPIGIFPVLLSFFIGQYLHSLDLRLWTALCFALFSLGFFIQAHFISGISIQHIMFVRLIQGIGLALFFIPLVQLSLGNIPNEEYARASGLFNFIRILVGSGFGTSLSVALWDRLEIFHHGRLTELATSYHPAIAQLYEQLPHVSTAFTRSVIDQALDRQIAQQSHMLATNDLSWIVAWTFICMVPILLFCKPVHKRSTDASQSVQH; translated from the coding sequence ATGAAGGATAATTTACTGACAGGCTCTAGGCTATTATTGTTAAATATTGCCTTAGGGTTGGGCACGTTTATCCAGATTCTAGATACCTCCATTGCAAACGTCGCTATTCCTTATATTGCAGGTTCTTTAGCCGTGAGTGCAAATCAAGGTACCTGGGTGATTACTTCCTTTGCTGCCAGCAATGCGATTGTGCTTCCTTTGACAGGATGGCTATCCGATTATTTTGGAAAAGTGAAGCTCTTCGTTTATTCGGTATTTTTATTTAGCCTAACCTCTTTTTTGTGCGGATTGGCCACAGATTTGACCCTTTTAGTTTTTTTTAGAGTCCTACAAGGAGCTGTCGCAGGATCTTTAATCCCTTTATCACAGAGTTTGATCGTGACAAACAATCCTCCTGAAAAGCGGGGGGCAGCCCTAGGATTTTGGTCCATGATTGTGGTTGTAGCGCCCGTGGTGGGACCTATTTTGGGGGGATACTTGACCGAAGAATACTCATGGCCGTGGATTTTTTATATCAATGTTCCCATTGGGATTTTTTCAGGCGTCATGGTAGCCCTTTTATTAAGCGATCGTGAGAGTGAAATTGTGCGCAATCCGATCGATTGGACCGGCCTTTTTCTTCTGAGTATTGGGGTCGCTTGTTTGCAAGTGATGCTAGACAAGGGAGAAGATTTAGATTGGTTTGATTCCCATGTGATTTGCATATTGGGAATTGTATCCCTCATTGCTATCTCCTATTTTATTGTTTGGACATTCTATCAACCCTATCCTATTGTCAGCTTTAAATTTTTCGCTTACCGCAATTTTACATTAGGCACAATCATTACAACTCTTGGCTATTTGGCTTTTTTTGCAAGTACTGTGGTGGTTCCTTTGTGGCTGCAAACGGCGCAAGGTTACACGGCTTACCGTGCAGGACTTGCCGTTGCTCCGATTGGCATTTTTCCTGTTCTCTTAAGCTTTTTTATAGGTCAATACCTACACAGCTTAGATTTGAGGTTATGGACAGCGTTATGTTTCGCCCTTTTTTCTCTGGGCTTTTTTATCCAAGCCCATTTTATTTCAGGAATAAGCATTCAACATATTATGTTCGTGAGATTGATCCAAGGGATTGGATTAGCGTTATTTTTCATTCCTTTAGTCCAATTATCGCTAGGAAATATTCCCAATGAAGAATACGCCCGAGCTTCTGGGCTGTTTAATTTTATTCGTATTTTAGTGGGAAGCGGCTTTGGGACTTCCTTATCGGTGGCTTTGTGGGATCGACTTGAAATCTTTCACCATGGTCGCTTAACGGAATTGGCCACTTCTTATCACCCCGCAATAGCCCAGCTTTATGAGCAGCTTCCACATGTTTCTACAGCTTTCACAAGAAGTGTGATTGATCAAGCCTTGGATAGGCAAATTGCCCAGCAGTCTCACATGCTTGCGACCAATGATTTGTCTTGGATTGTGGCTTGGACGTTTATCTGCATGGTCCCTATACTTTTATTTTGCAAGCCGGTACATAAGCGTTCAACCGATGCTTCCCAATCTGTTCAGCATTAA
- a CDS encoding HlyD family efflux transporter periplasmic adaptor subunit, whose protein sequence is MTKSKQTLAEKKLGPSKEALTPSDESRKPLTESANSKKKPLILLTSAILLIALCWLLLWLFHFRFYQSTDDAYVNGNLVKVTPAISGTPIAFFADDTDLVEAGQLLVLLDPTLYKIQYEQELAKLSSAALQVMQMYDTVKVCQSTVENKKVQLQRAQYDFLNRKNLVDLKAVTNEDYVHSRDAFMTAKLDYQQALDQLQVALDAAGNTPREEHPILLAQKKAVRQAYYHLKHCSIYAPCRGHIAKRTVEVGQTVTPQSNLMAIIPQDYMWVDANFKETELTHMRVGQPATVTFDIYGKGVEFEGKVLGIGSGTGSVFSLIPPQNATGNWIKIVQRLPVRIGLDVEKMKKFPLRLGLSAFVTVDIANTSLPMLVEEIKAQPVGVTGVFELDFTELNARMDEMIHSIFTTVSQVDCHEG, encoded by the coding sequence ATGACAAAATCAAAACAAACTCTTGCTGAAAAAAAACTCGGGCCTTCCAAAGAAGCTTTAACTCCATCGGATGAAAGCCGCAAGCCATTAACTGAGAGTGCAAACTCCAAAAAAAAACCGCTCATCCTTTTGACAAGCGCGATTTTACTGATTGCTTTGTGTTGGCTATTGTTATGGTTATTTCATTTCCGTTTTTATCAATCGACAGATGATGCGTATGTGAATGGAAATCTGGTCAAGGTAACTCCTGCGATTTCAGGAACTCCGATTGCCTTTTTTGCAGATGATACAGATTTAGTAGAGGCGGGGCAACTATTAGTCTTGTTAGATCCAACTCTTTACAAAATTCAATATGAGCAAGAACTAGCTAAGTTATCTTCCGCAGCCCTGCAAGTGATGCAAATGTATGATACAGTAAAGGTTTGCCAATCTACTGTAGAAAATAAAAAGGTTCAACTACAGCGGGCCCAGTATGACTTTTTGAATAGAAAAAACCTGGTGGATCTTAAAGCTGTTACCAATGAGGATTACGTACATTCGCGGGATGCATTTATGACAGCCAAACTGGACTACCAACAAGCTCTTGATCAATTGCAAGTGGCCCTTGATGCTGCAGGGAATACTCCCAGGGAAGAGCACCCTATTCTCTTGGCGCAAAAAAAAGCGGTAAGACAGGCCTATTATCATTTAAAACACTGCTCAATTTATGCGCCCTGCCGAGGACATATCGCTAAACGAACAGTGGAGGTTGGACAAACGGTGACACCTCAAAGCAATTTAATGGCAATCATTCCGCAAGATTATATGTGGGTAGATGCCAACTTCAAAGAAACAGAGCTTACCCATATGCGAGTAGGGCAGCCAGCGACTGTGACCTTTGATATTTATGGGAAAGGTGTCGAATTTGAGGGGAAAGTCTTAGGCATAGGATCAGGTACAGGAAGTGTTTTTTCCTTAATACCCCCTCAAAATGCCACAGGGAACTGGATCAAGATTGTCCAAAGACTTCCTGTGAGAATTGGATTAGACGTTGAGAAAATGAAGAAATTTCCTTTGCGATTAGGGCTTTCAGCTTTCGTGACGGTGGATATTGCAAATACTTCTTTACCCATGCTTGTAGAGGAAATTAAAGCTCAGCCGGTTGGTGTTACAGGTGTTTTTGAACTTGACTTTACGGAATTAAATGCTCGCATGGATGAAATGATTCACTCCATTTTTACAACTGTTTCCCAAGTCGATTGCCATGAAGGATAA
- the kdpC gene encoding potassium-transporting ATPase subunit KdpC, giving the protein MNLFVQAFRMLIWMLLVLGILYPLMITVIAQVGMQDKANGGIIREEGKALGALLIAQKFESERYFWPRPSAVDYNPLSSGGSQLGPTSKILVKTIEERRSKMASAHQVDTSQVPAELLFTSGSGIDPHISLDVARFQIPRVAKARGLAENSLIQLLQELTIPPRFFILGEPHVNVLLLNQALDVLDER; this is encoded by the coding sequence ATGAATCTCTTTGTTCAAGCTTTTCGGATGCTCATTTGGATGCTTTTGGTTTTAGGAATCCTCTATCCTTTAATGATTACAGTCATTGCTCAAGTGGGGATGCAAGACAAAGCAAACGGAGGAATCATCAGAGAGGAAGGTAAAGCTTTAGGCGCCCTCCTCATTGCACAAAAATTTGAAAGTGAGCGTTATTTTTGGCCGCGTCCTTCTGCTGTCGACTATAATCCCCTTTCGTCAGGAGGCAGTCAGTTAGGTCCTACTAGTAAAATTCTTGTTAAAACGATCGAAGAAAGAAGAAGCAAAATGGCCAGTGCCCACCAAGTGGATACCTCCCAAGTACCCGCAGAATTGCTATTCACTTCGGGAAGTGGAATAGATCCCCACATCAGCCTGGATGTTGCTCGATTTCAAATCCCCCGAGTGGCGAAAGCAAGAGGATTAGCTGAAAACAGCCTGATTCAATTGCTTCAAGAACTTACCATCCCACCCCGCTTTTTCATTTTAGGAGAACCTCATGTCAATGTCCTTCTCCTTAATCAGGCTTTGGATGTATTGGATGAGAGGTAG
- a CDS encoding ATP-binding protein produces the protein MSEQEQRPPPEDFLKIAEAQESKDKGQLKIFLGMAAGVGKTYTMLKEAHALQREGAHVVIGSVDTHGRSETSALVLGLKKIPAKMIAYRNREFQELDLDAILHLRPEVVLVDELAHTNTPGLRHPKRWQDVLEILEHGMDVYTTLNVQHIESLKEVVLGITGIAVQETVPDSIIEKATSVHLVDLTPDELLQRLKEGKIYLQDQTKLAVQNFFKKDKLTALREIVLRYVANKVDRDLQHMEPSSERRVPWRAREKFLVAVSPSPYSQKVIRRACRMAVHFDAPWIALYVNDNRILDEQAIQQLTYNLQLARNLGAEVVTIKNPSLSEAIQSIVRQRGVTQILLGHSLEKKLFGTATYFSLPDLLAAECPEVDIHILRKDKDASYSKKISFFPFFKVPWMSYIWVFGLAGLLNLANFFLVPFIGYETVGIIYLLGILLLSLFFTKGPVIFASLLFAVYWNAFFIPPLFVFEMSKKEDMALVALYVITAISTGVLVDRARAHKEMLQKNEAMTRLLYDVVKKMGSGPTTQEIFNSVKEELERFFKGKFEILVKQLGNGLKLDPSNQLLVNELEKNTARWVFENGKEAGWSTETLPSARNLYFPLKGLHRMVGVLVFKSETQKNLSLEEKNFIYTIIGQLTAYLERTFSEEEVKQHEQLKLIEKIHKTILEKISCEFSIPIARIQASAQMLKTRNPVSKEIHQIDEAAETLSKRLTHILAMVKLSEGIVTLNLSLQDIKELIHECCFNVKKGQKGHTLNIYIEDHLPLISLDVCLVEILLYHLLLNAFEYSPSGSTVKVEAKKSDSYIVISVADEGKGIPDDQLETIFEKFFRLPEETGSGMGLGLAIAKTIAEAHKGKLKVENLPARGAKFSLYLPVKI, from the coding sequence ATGAGTGAGCAAGAGCAGCGCCCCCCTCCAGAAGATTTTTTAAAGATAGCAGAAGCGCAAGAGAGCAAAGATAAAGGCCAACTAAAAATATTCTTGGGCATGGCTGCTGGGGTAGGAAAAACTTATACGATGCTTAAAGAAGCTCATGCGCTCCAAAGAGAAGGGGCGCATGTTGTCATTGGGAGCGTAGATACACATGGGAGGAGCGAGACCTCTGCCTTGGTATTAGGCTTGAAAAAGATCCCAGCAAAAATGATTGCTTATAGAAATCGAGAATTTCAGGAATTGGATCTGGATGCTATCCTGCATTTAAGACCAGAGGTGGTACTTGTCGATGAGCTTGCTCATACCAACACTCCAGGTTTAAGGCATCCTAAAAGGTGGCAAGACGTGCTCGAAATATTAGAGCATGGAATGGATGTTTATACCACTTTAAATGTGCAGCATATCGAGAGTTTAAAAGAGGTGGTTCTGGGAATTACGGGAATTGCGGTTCAAGAAACTGTTCCAGATTCGATCATTGAAAAAGCCACTTCTGTTCACCTTGTGGATTTAACCCCAGATGAATTGCTGCAACGCTTAAAAGAAGGGAAGATTTACCTTCAAGATCAAACCAAGCTCGCAGTTCAAAATTTTTTTAAAAAAGACAAGCTTACCGCATTGCGGGAAATTGTTCTCAGATATGTGGCAAATAAGGTCGATCGAGATTTACAGCACATGGAGCCCAGCAGTGAACGGCGTGTCCCTTGGCGTGCAAGAGAAAAATTTCTGGTGGCAGTTAGTCCAAGCCCTTACTCTCAAAAAGTTATTCGCCGAGCATGCCGTATGGCAGTCCATTTTGATGCCCCCTGGATTGCCTTATATGTAAATGATAATCGGATTTTAGATGAGCAAGCTATCCAGCAATTGACCTACAATTTGCAGTTAGCCCGCAATCTAGGCGCAGAGGTGGTGACAATAAAAAATCCCAGTCTTTCAGAAGCCATTCAAAGCATTGTTAGGCAAAGAGGCGTTACGCAAATTCTTTTGGGACACTCCTTGGAAAAAAAGCTCTTTGGTACAGCTACTTATTTTTCTCTGCCTGACCTTTTAGCAGCCGAATGTCCAGAAGTAGATATCCATATTTTAAGGAAAGATAAGGATGCCTCGTACTCAAAAAAAATCAGCTTTTTCCCCTTTTTTAAAGTTCCTTGGATGAGTTATATCTGGGTATTTGGCTTGGCGGGCTTATTAAATTTAGCCAATTTTTTCCTCGTTCCCTTTATTGGATATGAAACAGTAGGAATTATTTACTTATTAGGAATTTTGCTTTTAAGTTTATTTTTCACTAAAGGGCCCGTCATTTTTGCTTCCCTTCTATTTGCCGTATATTGGAATGCTTTTTTTATTCCTCCCCTGTTTGTTTTCGAAATGAGTAAAAAAGAAGACATGGCCTTAGTTGCTTTGTATGTGATTACAGCGATATCGACAGGAGTTTTAGTCGATCGGGCCAGGGCTCACAAAGAAATGCTTCAAAAAAATGAAGCGATGACCCGTTTATTGTATGATGTGGTAAAAAAAATGGGGAGTGGACCTACCACTCAAGAGATCTTTAACTCAGTTAAAGAAGAATTAGAGCGGTTTTTTAAGGGGAAATTTGAGATCTTAGTTAAGCAATTGGGAAACGGGTTAAAACTCGATCCTTCAAATCAGCTATTAGTTAACGAGTTAGAAAAGAATACAGCTAGATGGGTATTCGAAAATGGCAAAGAAGCTGGTTGGTCTACCGAAACGCTGCCTTCTGCCAGAAATCTTTATTTTCCTCTTAAAGGATTACATCGTATGGTGGGAGTGCTTGTTTTCAAATCTGAGACCCAAAAAAATTTGTCTCTTGAGGAGAAAAATTTTATTTATACTATCATCGGACAATTAACCGCTTATTTAGAGCGCACTTTTTCGGAAGAAGAAGTTAAGCAGCACGAACAGCTGAAGTTAATCGAAAAAATTCACAAGACAATTTTAGAAAAAATTTCCTGTGAATTTAGCATTCCGATAGCCCGCATTCAAGCTTCCGCTCAAATGCTAAAAACTCGAAATCCAGTAAGCAAAGAAATTCACCAAATTGATGAGGCAGCCGAAACTCTTTCTAAGAGATTAACCCACATTTTAGCCATGGTAAAGCTTAGTGAGGGGATCGTCACTTTAAATTTAAGCTTACAAGATATCAAAGAATTAATTCACGAATGCTGTTTCAATGTGAAAAAAGGGCAAAAAGGGCACACCTTGAATATTTATATTGAAGATCACTTGCCTTTAATTTCCCTCGATGTTTGTTTGGTAGAAATATTGCTCTATCACTTACTTCTCAACGCATTTGAATATTCTCCCTCAGGCTCAACGGTTAAAGTCGAAGCGAAAAAGTCTGATTCCTATATTGTCATTTCAGTTGCAGATGAGGGTAAAGGAATCCCCGACGATCAACTCGAAACGATCTTCGAGAAATTTTTCCGTTTGCCTGAAGAAACTGGCTCTGGTATGGGGTTAGGGCTAGCCATTGCTAAAACGATTGCTGAGGCGCATAAAGGAAAGCTAAAAGTAGAAAATTTGCCCGCCAGAGGAGCAAAATTCTCTCTCTATCTCCCTGTAAAAATTTAA
- the proS gene encoding proline--tRNA ligase, which yields MSQEKTAISPTREENYPEWYQQVVKAADLAENSPVRGCMVIKPWGYGIWENMQKHLDQRIKNTGHENAYFPLFIPLSFLEKEAAHVEGFAKECAVVTHHRLEEKNGRLVPTGELEEPLIVRPTSETIIGESFSRWVESYRDLPLLINQWANVVRWEMRPRIFLRTAEFLWQEGHTVHASAEEAFEETLKMLEVYRDFVENVLAIPVIVGEKSPGERFPGAVSTYTIEIMVQDRKALQGGTSHFLGQNFAKASNIRFSNKEGEMEYGYTTSWGITTRLIGALIMTHGDDDGVRLPPKIAHRQAVILPIMPKPEHEKAVLEHAEKVAATLRASTFNNQPISVHVDKRDLRGGEKNWEWIKKGIPIRIEIGPRDVENQVVTLCRRDQPHKNKITIPLAELGERLPLILEEIQNNYFLQALQFRDSHIRKDLHTLEELRQFFTPKNQEKPEIHGGFVLAKWCGDPETEKMLDELKVTIRCLPLAQSNTEGLCILTGKKAKLDVILAKSY from the coding sequence ATGTCCCAAGAAAAAACAGCGATTAGTCCCACACGCGAAGAAAATTATCCAGAATGGTATCAACAAGTAGTAAAAGCCGCCGATTTAGCTGAAAATTCACCAGTTAGAGGCTGTATGGTAATCAAACCGTGGGGCTATGGAATTTGGGAGAATATGCAAAAACACCTCGATCAAAGGATCAAAAATACGGGGCATGAAAATGCTTATTTCCCTTTGTTTATCCCGTTGAGTTTTTTGGAGAAAGAAGCAGCGCATGTTGAGGGATTTGCCAAAGAATGCGCCGTGGTGACTCATCATCGCCTAGAAGAAAAAAATGGGCGTCTTGTTCCGACGGGCGAACTAGAAGAACCTTTAATCGTCCGACCAACCTCAGAGACTATCATTGGAGAATCTTTTTCCCGTTGGGTGGAATCTTATCGCGATTTACCTCTCTTAATTAATCAATGGGCTAATGTGGTTCGTTGGGAGATGCGGCCCCGCATATTTTTGCGTACAGCCGAATTTTTATGGCAAGAAGGGCACACGGTGCATGCTTCTGCCGAGGAAGCATTCGAGGAAACCTTGAAAATGCTCGAAGTTTACCGCGATTTTGTAGAAAATGTTTTGGCGATTCCCGTTATCGTAGGCGAAAAATCTCCGGGGGAAAGATTTCCTGGGGCCGTCAGCACCTATACGATTGAAATAATGGTCCAGGATCGAAAAGCTTTGCAAGGGGGAACTTCCCACTTTTTAGGACAAAATTTTGCTAAAGCTTCCAATATTCGTTTCAGTAATAAAGAAGGGGAGATGGAGTATGGCTATACGACTTCTTGGGGGATTACCACACGCTTGATCGGTGCTTTGATTATGACGCATGGGGATGACGATGGCGTTCGGCTTCCTCCCAAAATTGCTCATCGACAAGCGGTTATTTTGCCCATTATGCCAAAGCCGGAGCACGAAAAAGCTGTTTTGGAGCATGCAGAGAAAGTCGCTGCGACATTGCGTGCTTCCACCTTTAACAATCAGCCGATTTCTGTGCATGTGGATAAAAGAGATTTACGGGGCGGTGAAAAAAATTGGGAATGGATTAAGAAAGGAATCCCCATTCGGATCGAAATTGGACCGAGAGATGTGGAAAATCAAGTGGTGACCCTTTGTCGAAGGGATCAGCCTCACAAAAACAAAATCACGATTCCTTTAGCAGAATTAGGGGAAAGGTTACCCCTCATTTTAGAAGAAATACAAAACAACTACTTTTTACAAGCTTTGCAGTTCAGAGACTCCCATATTCGAAAAGATCTGCATACTCTTGAAGAGCTAAGGCAATTTTTTACTCCAAAAAATCAAGAAAAGCCAGAAATTCATGGAGGGTTTGTTTTGGCTAAATGGTGTGGAGATCCAGAAACAGAAAAAATGCTCGATGAGTTGAAAGTCACGATTCGTTGCTTGCCTTTAGCCCAATCCAATACAGAAGGCCTCTGCATTTTGACTGGAAAAAAAGCCAAGTTAGATGTGATTTTAGCAAAATCGTATTAA
- a CDS encoding efflux transporter outer membrane subunit: MDRKLMQLLTSILFCWAFLCGCSNRSPSAKKIEIGDAPLIKAVKDVEDLPLFEKAEWVPQDWWTLFQDEQLNGLMEKALSHNQTLQSAKSRVYSALYRSEAQRSSLYPNVYHEADVQRRKLSKNSLIPSEASSSPVGGTPLLPVKIPFYFTQYDFNFFLTFDFDIWEKRRNTYRAALGELQATLADKIFTELTVSISLAQSYFQLQIDRYRQELAQKLVDLQEKNRGLIQQRIEHHLDSDLNLFQAEGLLTAAKQTLSERIQTACQDELQVLGFIGGEFDTSIDSILIENKALPTIPLPHVLPLHLIAHRPDIVAQLWMIESAGRQIQVAQAGFYPDFNLATLLGFQTTHLRKLLEARSSVYEVEPAYSLPIFDGGLLTANLRGSEANYDLAIYEYNQRVINAVQEVLEALVIVKQSYMRLQEARRDVQLQQQALELVTQRSKNHLSSLLDVHLSEETYLTALDNEAVSLNNTLSAILNLIKALGGGYDTCEEKTP; the protein is encoded by the coding sequence TTGGACCGAAAACTCATGCAACTTTTAACCAGTATACTTTTTTGCTGGGCCTTTTTGTGCGGTTGTTCAAACCGCTCTCCCTCTGCTAAAAAAATTGAAATCGGCGATGCTCCTTTGATAAAAGCAGTTAAAGATGTGGAAGACCTCCCTTTGTTTGAAAAAGCTGAATGGGTTCCCCAAGACTGGTGGACCCTTTTTCAAGATGAGCAACTCAACGGCTTAATGGAAAAAGCTTTAAGTCACAATCAAACGTTACAATCTGCAAAATCGCGGGTTTATTCAGCGCTCTATCGTTCAGAGGCTCAACGCTCCTCTCTTTATCCGAATGTTTACCATGAAGCGGATGTTCAACGGCGAAAATTAAGTAAAAACTCTTTAATTCCATCGGAAGCCTCTTCCTCACCTGTGGGAGGAACTCCGCTGTTGCCAGTAAAAATTCCTTTTTATTTTACCCAATACGATTTTAATTTCTTTTTAACATTTGATTTTGACATTTGGGAAAAACGCAGAAATACCTATCGAGCCGCTCTTGGCGAATTACAGGCAACTTTAGCCGACAAGATTTTTACTGAATTAACTGTGAGTATTTCGCTTGCTCAATCTTATTTCCAGCTTCAAATTGATCGTTATCGGCAAGAGCTAGCTCAAAAACTTGTCGACCTGCAGGAAAAAAATCGGGGATTAATCCAACAGCGTATTGAGCATCATTTGGATAGTGATCTAAACCTTTTTCAAGCAGAAGGCCTTTTAACGGCAGCCAAGCAAACTTTGTCTGAACGGATACAAACTGCCTGCCAGGATGAGCTACAAGTGCTAGGTTTTATAGGCGGAGAATTCGATACCTCCATCGATTCTATTCTGATTGAAAATAAAGCGTTGCCTACCATTCCTTTACCACATGTTTTGCCGTTGCATTTAATTGCCCATCGTCCAGATATTGTGGCCCAACTTTGGATGATTGAATCTGCGGGTAGGCAAATCCAAGTTGCACAGGCAGGATTTTATCCCGATTTCAATTTAGCCACTCTTCTGGGCTTTCAGACCACCCATTTGAGAAAATTGCTTGAAGCCAGGAGTTCAGTTTATGAGGTTGAACCAGCCTACAGTTTGCCTATTTTCGATGGAGGCTTATTGACTGCCAATCTGCGAGGAAGTGAAGCCAATTATGATCTAGCCATTTATGAATATAATCAAAGAGTGATTAATGCTGTTCAAGAAGTGCTGGAGGCCCTGGTGATTGTCAAGCAAAGTTATATGCGTTTGCAGGAGGCTAGGCGAGATGTCCAACTTCAACAACAGGCGCTCGAGCTTGTTACCCAAAGGAGCAAAAATCATTTAAGCTCACTTCTAGACGTGCATTTAAGCGAAGAAACTTATCTTACAGCCTTAGATAATGAAGCTGTATCTCTTAATAACACCCTGTCCGCCATACTTAATTTAATAAAAGCATTAGGGGGCGGTTATGATACCTGTGAAGAGAAAACGCCATGA